A window of Equus przewalskii isolate Varuska chromosome 6, EquPr2, whole genome shotgun sequence genomic DNA:
aaaatggaaattaatacaGTAAACCAATTGGCAAGGAAATTTAGTAAACAGAATTTCAAATGCTCCTAGCCTCTGattctattttctcctcttgctctcaACAATCTTTGTGCATGCCATTCTGTTCTTGAGGACTCTCTAAGGTTCTGTGGAGCAGATACGTCATCTTTTAACAGCATTTTCCTCATGCGTATTTGAGCATGGTCATTGCACAATTAGTTTTATCTCTtaacagcttttatttcttcttgcccCGGACATTTGTTGAACTTGCTATTTCAACtaatttactttctcctttttgcttaacTTTTTAGATTATGTTAATTAGCTTTTATTTTACTGGAATCTTTggaaggacaagaaacaaagagctatatatagttataaaaaagattaagaagaaataaaaacttttttgtaCAGACAACTTTCTTGACTTAAGAATTTCTATAATATTCATTTTTGAGGTTCTTTAGTGTTCTAGTATTAGGCggtacatcattttatttatccatctataTTTTTGGATAATTAGattaaatatccttttaataataataaaaataataaatatcttttaataatcCTTATTAAAAGAATACTGTTTGCTGAATTTTGTGTGCCCTTACCTTATTCTTTAATAAAGAATGAAGTGAAATTCAGGATCAAATGTTATACACATTTTTAAGCTTATAGAGATTGCTATTTTCATCAGATTAAATTGATCTAAGACTAGAAGTAATACATTTAATTAATCTAGTCTGGACAAATTGATTCTCTCAGGACAATATGGTGAGATTATTGCATGAATACTTAACAGAGACATTGAAGACATCTAACTACGTGTGGAAAGTGAGTTGAGGTTTGGAAGTGTTAAGCTTGAGGTACCTGGAACTAATGTGAGAGAACTAGaaagaagatatatatttaaaggcaaagaaaattaaaaaaataaatataatcaatccTGAGGAACAGAGAGTGAGAAAAATATAATACTAGTATTTATTGACACATGGAGAATggcaaaccttttaaaaatatgtagggAATATCTATGAAAGTAAAAAAAGATCAAGAGGGGTAgttttatggaaataaaagaaagacaacttTGCAaggacaaaataatttaaaagattaaatgttATTAAAGTCCAAAGAATTTAGTTACACCACTGAGCGATATTGTTATAATCTAATTATAATAGTAAGAAATTGCCTGATACCACCGCAACTTCAGAAGAGAGAACTTTCCTTTCCaggcataaaaattattaatgtcaTTTTCCTTTCGGTAAGTCTATAATGCTCAGTCTTTAGCATTCATTGGGAGCATTTTGCCAAATCAGTAGAGTCTCCTGAATTtgatctttcattttctcttccctcttagGATCCATTTCTTGGAAAATGTTTTGAGTAGGGCTTCTCACAGTTTTCCATGTCTGAGTCCAACACCACAAaatttcagccttctctcttcATTCTCACGGGCCTCCGAAAGCTGGTGGGTGCCCACCTGTGGCTGGGACCACTCCTGTGCCTGATGTACATCACTACAATCGTGGGAAATTGTACAGTGTTGTACTTGGTGAAGACTGAGCATAGTCTACAGGAGCCCCAGTACCTTTTCTTGTCAATGCTAGCTGGAGCAGATATTGTCCTGTCTGTTTCTACACTTTTCTCTGTGCTCAAGGTCTTTATCCTTGGCCTCTATCACATTGCATTTGATGATTGCCTCATTCAACTCTTCTTCATCCATACGTTCTCTTCCACAGGCTCAGGAATCTTGTTAGCCATGGCCTTTGACCGCTTTGTGGCCATCAGTCACCCCTTGCAATACACCACCATACTCACCAACTCACGAGTCACCAAAATGGGGCTGGCAGCCCTGCTGAGAGGGGTAGCACTCATGACTCCATTGCCTATCCTGCTCAAGAGGCTACCTTTCTGCAAGGGCCAGACACTTTCCTATTCCTACTGCCTCCATCCAAATGTCATGAAGTTAGCTTGTGGCCaagtcaaaattaatattttctatggACTGGT
This region includes:
- the LOC103554148 gene encoding olfactory receptor 51I1-like, with amino-acid sequence MSESNTTKFQPSLFILTGLRKLVGAHLWLGPLLCLMYITTIVGNCTVLYLVKTEHSLQEPQYLFLSMLAGADIVLSVSTLFSVLKVFILGLYHIAFDDCLIQLFFIHTFSSTGSGILLAMAFDRFVAISHPLQYTTILTNSRVTKMGLAALLRGVALMTPLPILLKRLPFCKGQTLSYSYCLHPNVMKLACGQVKINIFYGLVLVIFSFGFDFLLIAISYALIVQAVIGIASREGQRKALNTCLSHIFIVLIYYGPLLAITVMHRISHRSSALAHAVLGNIYLFMPPMLNPIVYSLKTKQIRSSLRKSFKKQRR